One Isoptericola dokdonensis DS-3 genomic window, ACACCGACGCCCGCTGAGCGGGGAGCCCGCCGGGCGGGACGCCCGCAGGCCCCCCGCCCGGCGTGGTCTCACCGCCAGGTGTCGTCCAGGACGAGGGTGCCGTCCGGCGCCACGGTCGCGGTCCGGTTCGACCCGTTCTCCCAGACGACGGCCCCCGAGCCGTCGACCTTGACGAACTTGTACTCGAAGGACGCCCCGGCGGGCAGGTCGACCGTCGCCGTCCAGACCGGGTAGGAGCCGGCGCCCAGGCGCACCCCGTGCTGCGGCGACCACGACCCGAGCTCCGGCAGGGAGCCCACGAGCCGCACGTCCTGGCCCCAGACCGTCGTCGCACGGACTGCCACGGAGGTCTCCCCCGTCGCCTCCTCGCCGCCGTCGCCGTCGTCGCCGTCGTTCCCGTCGGCCGCGAGCAGGGCGAGGGCGCCGTAGGCCGGGACCGTCGCCGTGAACGTGCCCGACGCCGAGACGGTGTAGGTGGTGGAGCAGTCGTCGGAGGCGACGACGTCGCAGTACGTGCCCGCCGGCAGCGAGGTCGCGTAGGTGCGGGTCACGGCCGAGGCCGTGTTGTTGATCGTCACGTAGCCGACGTCGCCGCGGCCGTAGCCGATGTGGTTGCCCCCGTCGTCCCACCAGCTCGTCACGGCCGTGCCCTCGACGGCGTTGTGGAACCCGACCATGCCGCGCACCTCGGTGGCGTCGTGGGTGCACGTCCAGGCGGACGACCCGCAGGACGCGTCCGGCACGGAGGTCTGGGTGGCGCCCGGGGCACCGGCGTCCTTGTCGGTCCACGCGTAGCCCGAGTAGACCGTCGGCGAGCCGTACGGCCACGACAGCAGGAACGTGTTGGCCAGCAGGTACTTGGCGCCCCACCGGTAGTTCATCGTCTCGCCGTTGCGCTCGGTGTCGTGGTTGTCGACGAACACCCCGGCGTCCGCGGACGGCAGCTTGCCGTCGCCGATGGTCCGCAGCCCGGCGATCGCTCCGTCGAACCGGGACCGCAGCTCGCGGGCGTAGTCGAACTCGTGCGAGTCGCCGCTGCCGAGGTACTCCGACGGGCGGATCGGCTCACCGGCCGCGCCGATGACCTCGTGCACCCAGAAGACGTCCGGGTCCGAGAGCCGCGACCGGATAGCCTCCAGGTCCGCCGCCGGGACGTGCTTGGCCGCGTCGATGCGGAAGCCCGCCACCCCGAGGCCGATCAGGTCGTTCAGGTAGGCCGCGATCCGGTCCCGGACGGAGGCCGACCCGGTGCGCAGGTCCTGCAGCGACAGCAGGCGGCAGTTCTGCACCTGGTAGCGGTCGCCGTAGTTCGAGATCGAGGTGCGGCAGTCGTTGAAGTCCGCCGCGGAGTAGGTGCCGGGGAACGAGTCGACGCCGAACGGGCTCCCGGCCACGCCGGTGCCGGAACCCTGGTCCGCGCCGGTGGTGTGGTTGACCACCGCGTCGACGACGACCCCCACACCCGCCGTGCGGCAGGTCTCCACCATGTGCGCGAACTCGGCGCGGGTGCCGAGCTTGGACTCGACGCGGTAGCTGACGGGCTGGTACGAGGTCCACCAGGCCGTGCCGCGGACGTGCTCCTGCGGCGGGGAGACCTGGACGTAGCCGTACCCGGCGGGCCCGAGGCTGGACGTGCACTCGGCGGCCACCGAGTCCCAGGTCCACTGGAAGAGGTTCGCGATGACGTTGCCGCGACCGTTCGGCGAGTCCACGACGGGGCTCGGGACGGGCGTCGTGGCGCCGGCGGGCCCGCCGGCCAGCAGCCCGGCGCCGGCGACGCCCAGGGCGGCCAGCGCGGCGAGGAGCCGGACGGGACGGCGGGCGGCCCGGGAACGGGGTCGTGCGGTGCGTGATCGATGTGCGAGCGGCATTGCTCTGCTCCTTCGTCGGGGCCCGTCGTCGGGCCCGGTGCGTCGCTCCCGGCGTCGGTGCCGGGGCGGTGCTGCGACCTGTGGGCCGCCTCCTGCGGGAGCATCATGTCGATGCAGTCCGCAACGTTACTGCAAGGCTTGCAAAACCACCAGCACCACCCGGGCACGACGGAGCCCGCGCACCGAGAGAGGTGCGCGGGCTCCGTCGAGCTCTCCGTCAGGCGGTCCGAGCCTCGCCGCCGACGACGATCTCCTCCACCCCGCCGGCCTGCTCGCCCACGACACGGGACGGGGCACCGGCAGCGACGCAGCCCGTGGACTCCCGGCCGACGATCCGGGAGGTCGGCACGACCCGGCGGAAGGTCCGCCCGGAACCGCCGGAGATGCGCTCCACGAGCAGGTCGACCGCCGTCCGGGCGATCTGCGCGCTGCCCGGGTCGACCGAGCTGACGGAGGGCACCGAGTAGCGCACGTCGTCGACGTCGTCGAAGCCGATGAGCGCCACGTCGCCGGGGACGTCGAGGTCGCGGGCGTGCAGCGCGTGCAGCGCACCCAGCGCCATCGCGTCGTTGAGGGCGAACACGGCGTCGACCTCGACGCCCGCGTCGAGCATGGCGCCCATCGTCTCGGAGCCCGTGGAGCGGTGCCACAGGCCCGCCTCGCCGACGAGCGCCGGGTCGTAGGGCAGCCCGGCCTCGGCCAGGCCCTGGCGGTAGCCCTCGGTGCGCAGCGCGGCGGAGCCCTGCTCCTCCCCCTCGTGCGCGCCGATGACGGCGATGCGGCGGCGGCCCATCGCGGCGAGGTGCAGCGTGGCCGCCTTGGCGCCGGCGACGTTGTTCATCGTCACGTGGTCGGCCGGGGCGTCGAAGACGCGCTCACCGAGCACGACGAGGGGGAAGTCGACCTCGAACAGGCCGACGTCCTCCTGGCCCAGCTCGAGCGGCGAGAAGATCACCCCGTCGGTGAGGTGCCGACGACGCCCGGTGAGGACGTCGATCTCCCGCTCGCGCGACCCGCTCGTCTGCTCGATGAGGACGTTGAGGCCCTGCTCCTCGGCGGCACGGATCACCCGGTCGGCGAGCTCGGCGAAGTACGGCAGCGACAGCTCCGGCACCGCGAGGGTGATCATGTCGGTGCGCCGGGTCCGCAGGTTCCGGGCGGTCGTGTTGAGCCGGTACCCGAGCTCCTCGATCGCGGCCTGCACACGGGCCCGCGTCTCGGGCCGGATGTGCGCGTAGCCGTTGACGACGTTCGAGACGGTCTTGATGGAGACGCCGGCGCGCTGCGCGACGTCGTGCATGGTCACTGCCACGTGACGATCCTCCTGTCGGTCTGCACAGCGTAGGGCAGCGGTGCCGGGTGGTGCGCAGACGGCCTGTCGTGATTGACTCTACATCGTTGTAACCAATGGCGGTACATCCGCTCCGTTCGCAGAGGAACACCGAGAACCATGGCTGACGCCCGCATCACC contains:
- a CDS encoding LacI family DNA-binding transcriptional regulator translates to MAVTMHDVAQRAGVSIKTVSNVVNGYAHIRPETRARVQAAIEELGYRLNTTARNLRTRRTDMITLAVPELSLPYFAELADRVIRAAEEQGLNVLIEQTSGSREREIDVLTGRRRHLTDGVIFSPLELGQEDVGLFEVDFPLVVLGERVFDAPADHVTMNNVAGAKAATLHLAAMGRRRIAVIGAHEGEEQGSAALRTEGYRQGLAEAGLPYDPALVGEAGLWHRSTGSETMGAMLDAGVEVDAVFALNDAMALGALHALHARDLDVPGDVALIGFDDVDDVRYSVPSVSSVDPGSAQIARTAVDLLVERISGGSGRTFRRVVPTSRIVGRESTGCVAAGAPSRVVGEQAGGVEEIVVGGEARTA
- a CDS encoding carbohydrate-binding module family 20 domain-containing protein, whose protein sequence is MPLAHRSRTARPRSRAARRPVRLLAALAALGVAGAGLLAGGPAGATTPVPSPVVDSPNGRGNVIANLFQWTWDSVAAECTSSLGPAGYGYVQVSPPQEHVRGTAWWTSYQPVSYRVESKLGTRAEFAHMVETCRTAGVGVVVDAVVNHTTGADQGSGTGVAGSPFGVDSFPGTYSAADFNDCRTSISNYGDRYQVQNCRLLSLQDLRTGSASVRDRIAAYLNDLIGLGVAGFRIDAAKHVPAADLEAIRSRLSDPDVFWVHEVIGAAGEPIRPSEYLGSGDSHEFDYARELRSRFDGAIAGLRTIGDGKLPSADAGVFVDNHDTERNGETMNYRWGAKYLLANTFLLSWPYGSPTVYSGYAWTDKDAGAPGATQTSVPDASCGSSAWTCTHDATEVRGMVGFHNAVEGTAVTSWWDDGGNHIGYGRGDVGYVTINNTASAVTRTYATSLPAGTYCDVVASDDCSTTYTVSASGTFTATVPAYGALALLAADGNDGDDGDGGEEATGETSVAVRATTVWGQDVRLVGSLPELGSWSPQHGVRLGAGSYPVWTATVDLPAGASFEYKFVKVDGSGAVVWENGSNRTATVAPDGTLVLDDTWR